Proteins from a genomic interval of Acinonyx jubatus isolate Ajub_Pintada_27869175 chromosome B4, VMU_Ajub_asm_v1.0, whole genome shotgun sequence:
- the ELFN2 gene encoding protein phosphatase 1 regulatory subunit 29, translated as MLRLGLCAAALLCVCRPGAVRADCWLIEGDKGYVWLAICSQNQPPYETIPQHINSTVHDLRLNENKLKAVLYSSLNRFGNLTDLNLTKNEISYIEDGAFLGQSSLQVLQLGYNKLSNLTEGMLRGMGRLQFLFVQHNLIEVVTPAAFSECPSLISIDLSSNRLSRLDGATFASLASLMVCELAGNPFNCECDLFGFLAWLVVFNNVTKNYDRLQCESPREFAGYPLLVPRPYHSLNAITVLQAKCRNGSLPARPASHPTPYSTDAQREPDENSGFNPDEILSVEPPASSTTDASAGPAIKLHHVAFTSATLVVTIPHPYSKMYVLVQYNNSYFSDVMTLKNKKEIVTLDKLRAHTEYTFCVTSLRNSRRFNHTCLTFATRDPVPGDLAPSTSTTTHYIMTILGCLFGMVIVLGAVYYCLRKRRMQEEKQKSVKVKKTILEMRYGADVDAGSVVHAAQKLGEPPVLPVPCMPSIPSVIGEKLPAPKGLEAGLDTPKVATKGNYIEVRTGAGGDGLARPEDDLPDLENGQGSAAEISTIAKEVDKVNQIINNCIDALKLDAASFLGGGGGGGGDPELAFECQSLPAAAAAAAAASSAAAPGALERPSFLSPPYKESVHHPLQRQLSADAAVARKTCSVSSSGSIKSAKVFSLDVPDHPAAAGLAKGDSKYIEKGSPLNSPLDRLPLVPAGGGGGGGGGGVHHLEVKPAYHCSEHRHSFPALYYEEGADSLSQRVSFLKPLTRSKRDSAYSQLSPRHYYSGYSSSPEYSSESTHKIWERFRPYKKHHREEVYVAAGHALRKKVQFAKDEDLHDILDYWKGVSAQQKL; from the coding sequence ATGCTGCGCCTGGGGCTGTGCGCCGCAGCGCTGCTGTGCGTGTGCCGGCCGGGCGCCGTGCGCGCCGACTGCTGGCTCATCGAGGGCGACAAGGGGTACGTGTGGCTGGCCATCTGCAGCCAGAACCAGCCGCCCTACGAGACCATCCCGCAGCACATCAACAGCACCGTGCACGACCTGCGGCTCAATGAGAACAAGCTCAAGGCCGTGCTCTACTCGTCGCTGAACCGCTTCGGGAACCTCACCGACCTCAACCTCACCAAGAACGAGATCTCCTACATCGAGGACGGCGCCTTCCTGGGCCAGTCGAGCCTGCAGGTGCTGCAGCTCGGCTACAACAAGCTCAGCAACCTGACCGAGGGCATGCTGCGCGGCATGGGCCGCCTGCAGTTCCTATTCGTGCAGCACAACCTCATCGAGGTGGTGACGCCCGCCGCCTTCTCCGAGTGCCCGAGCCTCATCAGCATCGACCTGTCCTCCAACCGCCTCAGCCGCCTGGACGGCGCCACCTTCGCCAGCCTGGCCAGCCTCATGGTGTGCGAGCTGGCCGGCAACCCCTTCAACTGCGAGTGCGACCTCTTCGGCTTCCTCGCCTGGCTGGTGGTCTTCAACAACGTCACCAAGAACTACGACCGCCTGCAGTGCGAGTCGCCGCGCGAGTTCGCCGGCTACCCGCTGCTGGTGCCCCGGCCCTACCACAGCCTCAACGCCATCACCGTGCTCCAGGCCAAGTGCCGCAACGGCTCGCTGCCTGCCCGGCCCGCGAGCCACCCCACGCCCTACTCCACCGACGCCCAGCGGGAGCCGGACGAGAACTCGGGCTTCAACCCCGACGAGATCCTGTCGGTGGAGCCGCCGGCCTCGTCCACCACGGATGCGTCTGCGGGGCCGGCCATCAAGCTGCACCACGTGGCCTTCACCTCGGCCACGCTGGTGGTCACCATCCCGCACCCCTACAGCAAGATGTACGTCCTGGTCCAGTACAACAACAGCTACTTCTCCGACGTCATGACGCTCAAGAACAAGAAGGAGATCGTGACGCTCGACAAGCTGCGCGCGCACACCGAGTACACGTTCTGCGTGACCTCGCTGCGCAACAGCCGCCGCTTCAACCACACCTGCCTGACCTTCGCCACGCGGGACCCCGTCCCCGGCGACCTGGCGCCCagcacctccaccaccacccactACATCATGACCATCCTGGGCTGCCTCTTCGGCATGGTCATCGTGCTGGGCGCCGTCTACTACTGCCTGCGCAAACGGCGCATgcaggaggagaagcagaagtCCGTCAAGGTCAAGAAGACCATCCTGGAGATGCGCTACGGGGCCGACGTGGATGCCGGCTCCGTGGTCCACGCCGCCCAGAAGCTGGGCGAGCCCCCCGTGCTGCCCGTGCCCTGCATGCCTTCCATCCCCTCCGTGATCGGGGAGAAGCTTCCCGCCCCCAAGGGGCTGGAGGCCGGGCTGGACACGCCCAAGGTGGCCACCAAGGGCAACTACATCGAGGTGCGCACCGGCGCGGGCGGGGACGGCCTGGCCCGGCCCGAGGATGACCTCCCGGACCTGGAGAACGGCCAGGGCTCGGCCGCCGAGATCTCCACCATCGCCAAGGAGGTGGACAAGGTCAACCAGATCATCAACAACTGCATCGACGCCCTCAAGCTGGACGCGGCCTCGTTCCTcgggggaggcggcggcggcggcggcgacccCGAGCTGGCCTTCGAGTGCCAGTCCCTCCctgcggccgccgccgccgccgccgccgcctcctcggCCGCCGCCCCTGGGGCGCTGGAGCGGCCCAGCTTCCTCTCGCCCCCCTACAAGGAGAGCGTGCACCACCCGCTACAGCGCCAGCTGAGCGCCGACGCCGCCGTGGCGCGCAAGACCTGCAGCGTCTCGTCCAGCGGCTCCATCAAGAGCGCCAAGGTCTTCAGCCTGGACGTGCCCGACCACCCGGCCGCCGCGGGGCTGGCCAAGGGCGACTCCAAGTATATCGAGAAGGGCAGCCCGCTCAACAGCCCGCTGGACCGGCTCCCGCTGGTGcccgcgggcggcggcgggggcggcgggggcggcggggtcCATCACCTGGAGGTGAAGCCCGCCTACCACTGCAGCGAGCACCGGCACAGCTTCCCGGCCCTGTACTACGAGGAGGGCGCCGACAGCCTGAGCCAGCGCGTGTCCTTCCTCAAGCCGCTGACCCGCTCCAAGCGGGACTCCGCCTACTCCCAGCTCTCCCCCAGACACTACTACTCAGGTTACTCCTCCAGCCCTGAGTACTCCTCCGAGAGCACGCACAAGATCTGGGAGCGCTTCCGGCCCTACAAGAAGCACCACAGGGAGGAGGTGTACGTGGCCGCCGGCCACGCCCTGCGCAAGAAGGTCCAGTTCGCCAAGGACGAGGACCTGCACGACATCCTCGATTACTGGAAAGGGGTCTCGGCCCAGCAGAAGCTGTGA